A part of Deltaproteobacteria bacterium genomic DNA contains:
- a CDS encoding KpsF/GutQ family sugar-phosphate isomerase, giving the protein MDEDFDSIISAAREVIEIEIAGIRQVGDHLDEGFVRAIRLLLETKGRVVVTGIGKSGLIGRKITATLASTGTPAMFLHPVEAVHGDLGMVTRDDIIIAISNSGETQELRDLIPAFRNRGITVIAMTGNRESTLARISEAMIDTGVDREACALGLAPTASTTATLAAGDALAVVLLKMRRFSEEDFRKNHPAGTLGDRLRVQVREVMITGPEVPLARLGTGMAEILREMDIKRLGSVLVLDGEESVVGIVTDGDLRRALIRMGDLSEKVVEQVMTRNPKSISPEALAADALALMERHLITVLPVIETDGQLVGVVHLHDLLGKGRFRFIV; this is encoded by the coding sequence ATTGATGAGGATTTTGATTCTATCATTTCTGCCGCCAGGGAAGTTATTGAAATTGAGATAGCCGGGATCAGGCAGGTAGGCGATCATCTGGATGAAGGCTTTGTAAGGGCCATAAGATTGCTGCTTGAAACCAAAGGCCGTGTAGTAGTAACCGGAATAGGAAAATCAGGTCTTATCGGCAGAAAAATAACCGCTACCCTGGCCAGCACAGGTACTCCTGCCATGTTTCTCCATCCGGTTGAGGCCGTGCATGGTGATCTGGGTATGGTTACCAGAGATGATATAATAATTGCCATCTCAAATAGCGGCGAGACCCAGGAACTCAGGGATCTGATACCCGCTTTCAGAAACAGGGGAATCACCGTAATCGCCATGACAGGCAACAGGGAGTCAACCCTTGCCAGGATCAGCGAGGCAATGATAGACACTGGGGTTGACAGGGAGGCCTGCGCCCTCGGCCTGGCTCCTACTGCCAGCACTACAGCAACCCTGGCCGCCGGCGATGCACTGGCAGTAGTCCTCCTGAAGATGCGGCGATTCAGTGAAGAGGATTTCAGGAAAAATCATCCCGCCGGAACCCTTGGTGACAGGCTCAGGGTCCAGGTGCGAGAGGTTATGATCACCGGGCCTGAAGTCCCGCTGGCTCGCCTGGGGACCGGTATGGCCGAAATCCTCAGGGAAATGGACATCAAACGTCTGGGTTCGGTATTGGTGCTTGATGGGGAGGAATCAGTAGTCGGGATCGTAACGGATGGTGATCTGAGAAGGGCACTGATTCGTATGGGGGACCTGTCGGAAAAGGTTGTGGAGCAGGTGATGACAAGAAATCCTAAAAGCATCTCTCCGGAAGCCCTTGCGGCAGACGCCCTTGCCCTTATGGAAAGACACCTTATTACAGTGCTGCCTGTTATCGAAACAGATGGTCAACTGGTTGGAGTGGTGCACCTTCATGATCTTCTGGGTAAGGGGCGGTTCAGATTTATTGTTTAA
- a CDS encoding single-stranded DNA-binding protein has protein sequence MARSLNKVLLIGRLGADPEIRYTSDGTAVANFRMATNRPIKRGDQWEEETDWHRIVAWRRLAEICGEYLKKGSNVFVEGQIRTRSWEDQDGNKRWTTEVVARDMMMLDTRGERASGTETDLEPPQPPIEDDVPF, from the coding sequence ATGGCAAGGAGCCTCAATAAGGTTTTGCTCATCGGGCGCTTGGGCGCAGATCCGGAAATACGTTATACCTCTGACGGAACGGCAGTAGCTAATTTCCGCATGGCCACAAACCGTCCGATAAAGCGCGGGGATCAGTGGGAGGAAGAGACGGACTGGCACAGGATTGTGGCCTGGAGAAGGCTTGCGGAAATATGCGGCGAGTATCTGAAAAAAGGAAGCAATGTCTTTGTGGAAGGTCAGATAAGGACCAGGTCCTGGGAAGATCAGGACGGAAATAAGCGGTGGACTACAGAAGTAGTTGCCAGGGACATGATGATGCTGGATACCAGAGGAGAGAGGGCATCGGGGACAGAAACAGACCTTGAACCGCCGCAGCCGCCGATAGAGGATGACGTTCCTTTTTGA
- a CDS encoding serine hydrolase, protein MISPFGNYLLPLGQRRRNSKFCGIDRLFERALGSGLFPGAVLTVAAGGEVVFETARGGVTHVPWSARVSPDTAYDLASLTKPLATALSVMALAERGKLHLDDTLELFLSEVPPDKIQISIRHLLGHASGLPAYRPFYKELIHLAPESRSLEMKKLLLAESLASPCGTRARYSDLGFMLLGWVIESLIGKGLADAARELVFEPLHVKGLYFPLTNNPATGQIPPKPTFTEGEREDVRYMCCTGLVAPTEVCPFRKRVVCGEVHDLNAWVIGGVAGHAGLFGTAGSVAKLLLGLLDIYKGRSNCPNFPKRLLQEFWRIQGPDSTWALGFDTPSPAGSSAGSGFSPQSIGHLGFTGTSFWMDLEHEILVVLLANRTFPKADIKGQAEMRQFRTELHDLVRRIW, encoded by the coding sequence TTGATATCCCCGTTTGGCAATTATTTACTTCCTTTGGGACAAAGAAGACGGAATTCTAAGTTCTGCGGGATAGACAGGCTATTTGAGAGGGCCCTCGGAAGCGGTCTTTTCCCAGGGGCCGTACTGACGGTAGCAGCCGGTGGAGAAGTTGTATTTGAGACCGCCCGGGGCGGGGTCACCCATGTTCCCTGGTCTGCAAGGGTAAGTCCCGACACGGCTTACGACCTCGCATCCCTTACCAAACCCCTTGCCACCGCGCTTTCTGTCATGGCCTTGGCAGAAAGGGGTAAATTACACCTTGATGACACGCTGGAGTTATTCCTTTCCGAAGTTCCGCCAGACAAAATCCAGATATCCATCCGGCACCTTTTAGGACACGCATCCGGGCTTCCAGCCTACAGACCATTTTATAAGGAACTAATTCACTTGGCCCCTGAATCCCGGTCCCTGGAAATGAAAAAGCTGCTCCTGGCCGAATCCCTGGCATCTCCCTGCGGAACACGGGCCAGATACAGCGACCTTGGGTTCATGCTCCTCGGCTGGGTAATAGAGAGCCTCATCGGAAAGGGTCTGGCGGATGCCGCACGAGAGTTGGTATTTGAACCTTTACATGTGAAAGGCCTGTATTTTCCCTTGACGAATAACCCGGCAACCGGGCAGATCCCGCCTAAGCCCACTTTTACAGAGGGGGAAAGAGAGGATGTAAGATATATGTGTTGCACCGGGCTTGTAGCGCCTACAGAGGTATGTCCATTCAGAAAAAGGGTGGTCTGCGGCGAGGTCCACGACCTGAATGCCTGGGTTATCGGTGGGGTGGCAGGCCATGCAGGCCTTTTCGGAACAGCGGGATCAGTGGCAAAACTTCTCCTGGGACTACTTGATATTTATAAGGGCAGGAGCAATTGCCCCAATTTTCCAAAAAGGCTTCTTCAGGAGTTCTGGCGTATCCAGGGTCCTGACAGTACGTGGGCCCTTGGTTTCGATACCCCATCTCCGGCCGGCTCCAGTGCAGGAAGCGGTTTTTCTCCTCAAAGTATAGGTCACTTGGGCTTTACAGGCACATCCTTCTGGATGGACCTGGAGCATGAAATATTGGTCGTACTCCTTGCCAACCGCACTTTTCCAAAGGCCGACATAAAAGGCCAGGCCGAAATGCGCCAATTTCGGACCGAGCTTCATGATCTGGTCAGGAGAATTTGGTGA
- a CDS encoding peptide-binding protein, producing MKNLLLYFTKISIFLPLSFFFFSLPPSAFHLSHAAGPDYGDAIVLGSIGDATTLIPMLASDATSHQIAGLIYNGLVKYDKDLRLVGDLAESWEISPDGLTITFKLRKGVKWEDGEPFTSEDVLFGFETITAPGTPTAYAGDFLEVEKAEAPDPYTFKVTYREPFAPALSSWGNLVVLPKHLLDGKDITKSALGRNPVGLGPYSLSEWKTQERIELKANPTYFEGRPYLDRYIMRIIPDPATMFLELKSGGLDWMGLSPIQYERQTNTLFFKKNINKYRYLSFSYTYLGYNLKFPLFTDKRVRQAIAYAIDKDEIIRGVLLGYGVKATGPYKPDAWFYNPDVRRYPYNPKRALALLSGAGWVDRDGDGWLDRKGRPFSFTVITNQGNPLRDRTAQIIQYRLRQIGIDMKIRTLEWTAFINDFIDKRRFEAVILGWTLGQDPDIYDIWHSSKTGGKELNFISYQNPEMDRLLVEGRRTFDRNERKKIYWRIQEILAEDQPYTFLYVPMALPVIHKRFKGIEPAPAGITYNFIRWWVPKHEQKYIMP from the coding sequence ATGAAAAATTTATTATTGTATTTCACTAAAATTTCAATTTTTCTCCCTCTTTCATTTTTTTTCTTCAGCCTTCCACCTTCAGCCTTCCACCTTTCTCACGCGGCCGGGCCGGACTACGGCGATGCCATTGTCTTGGGATCCATCGGGGACGCCACTACACTGATTCCCATGCTGGCCTCTGACGCCACATCGCACCAGATCGCCGGCCTCATTTACAACGGCCTGGTTAAATACGACAAGGACCTCAGACTGGTTGGGGACCTGGCTGAATCATGGGAAATTTCTCCTGACGGTCTTACCATCACCTTTAAGCTCAGGAAGGGGGTTAAGTGGGAAGACGGAGAGCCTTTTACCTCGGAGGACGTGCTCTTCGGCTTTGAGACCATTACGGCCCCTGGCACCCCAACTGCATATGCAGGTGATTTCCTGGAGGTCGAAAAGGCCGAGGCCCCTGATCCTTATACCTTTAAGGTGACCTACAGGGAGCCATTTGCCCCTGCCCTGAGCTCCTGGGGGAATTTGGTCGTGCTGCCAAAGCACCTGCTGGATGGAAAGGACATCACAAAGAGCGCCCTTGGGCGAAACCCTGTCGGCCTGGGTCCGTACAGCCTCTCAGAATGGAAGACCCAGGAGCGTATAGAGCTGAAGGCAAATCCCACCTATTTTGAAGGACGGCCTTATCTCGACCGCTATATAATGAGAATAATACCTGATCCGGCCACCATGTTCCTCGAGCTGAAATCAGGAGGCCTTGACTGGATGGGACTATCCCCAATCCAGTATGAGAGGCAGACAAACACCCTGTTTTTTAAAAAAAATATCAATAAATATCGCTATCTCTCCTTTTCATATACATATCTGGGTTATAATTTAAAATTTCCTCTCTTTACAGACAAAAGAGTAAGACAGGCCATTGCCTATGCCATAGACAAGGATGAAATAATCCGTGGCGTGCTTTTGGGCTATGGAGTAAAGGCAACCGGCCCGTACAAACCTGATGCATGGTTTTACAACCCGGATGTCAGGCGTTATCCATATAATCCGAAAAGGGCGCTGGCCTTGCTTTCCGGGGCCGGCTGGGTGGACAGGGACGGAGACGGCTGGCTGGACAGAAAGGGGAGGCCCTTCTCATTCACGGTAATAACCAATCAGGGTAATCCCCTGAGGGATCGAACAGCACAGATAATTCAGTACAGGCTCAGGCAGATCGGGATAGACATGAAGATCAGGACCCTTGAGTGGACTGCATTTATCAACGACTTCATAGACAAGAGGCGGTTCGAGGCGGTAATACTGGGCTGGACATTGGGACAGGACCCTGACATTTATGACATCTGGCACTCTTCCAAGACAGGCGGGAAGGAGCTGAACTTTATCAGTTACCAGAACCCCGAGATGGACCGTCTCCTTGTGGAGGGTCGGAGGACCTTTGACCGCAATGAACGTAAGAAAATATACTGGCGTATCCAGGAGATACTGGCTGAGGACCAGCCCTATACTTTTCTTTACGTTCCAATGGCCCTTCCCGTGATCCACAAGCGTTTCAAAGGTATTGAGCCTGCTCCTGCCGGCATAACTTACAACTTCATACGGTGGTGGGTGCCGAAGCACGAGCAGAAATACATAATGCCTTGA